The window tagttgattaatttttttaaaataaataaatttggtcccGCAGCCAATTGTATTCTTTCTACTAGAAAACTCTCTAACGTATTGTTTTCAATCTAAATATGAAGGTACTTAAGTTGAAATTGAgatatagaataattttaaagattaaaagtgagaaatttagtaaaaatttaataaaattataagatacaagataattttttttaatatcaaatattaaggtttgacaaggaaatcaatataataaaaatatatatattagaagacaatttaaaaaatacatgacATAAGTACTAAACGAGTAAGAGCACTAAATTACAaacctataataataataataattagtcacaatctattattaacatctgaatatatttgtcacatttttatactttcgaaaactaaattttgtatttttatctttcaggaACATATTTGTCAGCGGGATGAgaagacaaaaaattaaaaaaatattatgacaaatatgtctctATATGCTGGCAATCGTTGGCAAtcattttaatgataaatttgtcCCTCCGTGTCAcgtagactattttattaataacgATGGACCGAAGTTAACAGCCGAATATATTTAtcgcactttttatactttcagagagtaaatttttatattttttatctttaaagaatacatttatcaataaattatacattgagttacaaaagtgactatttaccttaaaataaaacttgtaaTACTTTATTATAGGTGTTGTAATATTTTATTCCGACGATACAGAATAGGATTTGTATCTTCCCATATTAGCAAGTAACACGACATGTTTAGTCACAgtcaaagataaaattaaatgactCCACATAAATAACCATGAGTGTTATTATAATTGTTTGATGTTTTCCTCTCTCATAGTATAACCAAATCTAATGTTTTTTCTACTGGTCAATCAATCCAATATCAAGTTCTTCTACTATTATTATCATAAACGGGCAAGacaaaataagaatataagaCAAAAATGGAATCATTCCAAAGCGAGTCAACTTGCTATTACAACGTTGTCATTGTCATGTTTAGAACTGTTGTCTTGCTATTACAACTCTATGGGAATCCAAAATACTCAGAATAACTTGGTTCTGTGGCTTTTTCTTGGCTTCAAAAGGTCACCTGCATCAACAATTTCATACAAAGCACTTGAATGTTTCATGTTTCTGCATATGTTTCATGTTTCAGCGTGCGTGCATGGCCACATGCTAGTAGTACTACTTAGCTCTTGAACATTTCAGAATAATGCAAAATCTAATGTTGGGGTTGGAAATAATTAAACTCTTCAAGATACATATATTCTTCAATACAATAAGTGAGGTAAAAGTGATGTCAAGAGAGGAAACAGGAGCACAACAACAAGCACAATGCCAAGAAGAATGGCATAACAAGTCCACTTCCTAGAACTCTTTTGATACTCTCTGGCATCTTGAAGTTGCTCAGTGCCTCTCCTCACAAAAGAACTCGCACGTGCCACATGACTCTCTATGTTATTAAGTTGTTGACCCTGAGACTCAACAAGAGCTGCCATGTCCAAAAACACCTGATGCAGCTCAATCAAGTTCTTCTCTATCTCCTTAACAGCATCGTGTCTCTCTTGAATCTCCGATATGGTGTCCATTATCTGACCCCTCCCTTGTTCCTGAATCGCCCTCTGAAGAAAACTCTCACTTTCTCCACTTGATATCAAGTTCTCTATGGTGTCCTCATCAGCCTTTTCTCCTGTGATGGTGAAGTACCTTCGTTCCACGGTTTCCTTGTACTCATTCTGCATTCTTGCCCTCAACCCTTGAAAATCATCCATCAAGTCCTTCAGTTTCTTCCCTAAGCCACTAACCACCGAGGTTCGGGTTCGATCCGCTGAGGAACCTGGACCACACCCTGGAATGTTTCTGTTGGCTGCATTGGAACGTTCGAGAGATTCAAGCTTGCCCTTTATGAGTTTCACGCGTTTGAGAACCTGCTGAACATCTTGGTCCATTCTGGCTCGAAGATCCTTCATGGTTTTAGCATTGTGAACGATTTTGCTTTCTTCATTAGACTCTTGCAGTTTTCTATACAACTTCTCAACTAGTCTCATGTCTTCTTTCACATTCTCCACCTCGTCGAAGAACTTATCGAGGTTGACACTTTCCTTCCCAGCTTCCACATCATCAATGTGGGACTGTTCTTTCAGGTCACTGTATTTCTTGAAGGAGCTTGAGAATAGGTCGTTCATCTTGATGAACAGTGACTaacacttcttttttttcttgttggtttattttttgtgttaattgattttattttttttgttgatcaaACTTGTAGCAGAAAGATCGTAAGGGCACAGATGGTTTGATTTGATGTAACACAATGCTTTGTGCTTTGTGTTAATTCTGTCACATCTGGATTGTCTGTGTCCTTTTTCGTCCTCCTTATGGATTATGATCAATTTTACTAACAGGGAGGAAGCCGAAGGTGACAAAAGGCAAAAGGAACCGATTGTCACCAACAAAAGGCTTTGAGGGCAAAAAAGTCCTCCTTTTTTCAAGTAGTGGAGGTATTAGAGGTGCATGGTTAATGTCAAATGAGGACCAGCCAAGTTAACTTGATACTAATCATAGAAGGACGTTTAGAAATTGGATGTACCAAAGTTTACTCGTCCCATATTTTTAACAAGTGGCAATGCGATTTTTTCTGCTCACCTCTTTTTCTGTCCCCTCAGCCATTTTggtattttgtgtttttgggtATTCTTAGCTGAAATCTCACTATTCGAATAGATGTTCACACGATAAATATATTAGAGACTGCAGGAAACTTGCATTGCCGAGTCATTTCATCCacatattctatttatttttaacagtAAGTAATGGAACTAGCATTTAACTTTAGAGAACAAAGTAAATTTTATGAATGtggatgattaattaattaattattgcatTTCTGACAagcatttattaatattttcttgtaaagtattaaaaattaaatatttaaggttaatgaaaagaaattatttacCAGATAAAcgtttttagttatttttcatctcttataatattacaaacacaaaattttaatttatttttttatttaaaaatcattgcTCTTAGCGATAAAGATATCGTCTGTAAGTGACTTTTAGCCGCAGATTGATCATATATTCATATCCAAACAAAGTCATTTAAATTTGCCGAACATAAGTTTAAGGGCAGATTATTCAATCCAAAAAGGGTCATGTAAGATGACGACAACTACGATTTTAACAGAGGCTATAAATAATTACACGGGTAGATTTGTACCGAGTGCAATAACAATGGACGAGTGCACTTCCCCCCTTAAAACAGCCAATATTTCTCTGCCATCATTGATTGTATACAGCATAGGTTGCTTGCTGAAAACGGGTGAAAGTGTGCCTCCAAATTTCCAATAAAGAGAAACAGCGAACAGAACTAGCAGTTACTAGAAAGTATAAACATCTTACAGGCTAAGAATAAATTGGGAGAACAAATTAGGCATAGTTACATTTTCAACGTTGTTGAAATCAGGTGGCACGGTGAGCTCTCAAAGAAACTAAACAGCTTCAACCTACTACCCATTCAGCTGCATTTCATAGTTTTCCTACACAAACCACTATGATGCCCACTTATATTACCGGAATATATTGGTTTCTCACCATTTTTTCCTACTCCTCTTTAtgtacaaacaagaaaaagcaaGAAGCCGAAGTGGATAAAATGTACAGCAAAATCTTTCCCCACTTCAATATAGCTTTGCAAGAACGTATCAATTATGGCTAGCGCCAATATGATTTTCACACATTCATAGGCAAAGATTGGGCATGTTCCTTATCAGTATTATGACTACTACTGCCATGGGCAACACCATTGCTAAGTTTATCTTCCCTCATTGCATCTCCTACCAGCTGTGACTGACTGCCTGATGAATCTCCAGTACCAGAGTTCACAGTCTGCTGTTTGAGATATCGCTCAGTAGCATCATGGAGCAACTTCATCATGCCGCCAGAATCCGAACCAGGTGATAATTCTTCTTCTCGCTCTGGTTGGATATTGAGGTCAATTTTGCCTTTGAACGGCGAAGCAGATGATTTTATTCGGCTAGGATCATCATCAGAACCATCATTACCCTCTTTGTTCTGGTTTGGGCTACTATCACCTGTGTTACTACAGGGCAAGGAATCTTCATCAAGCAAAATTTCAGATGAAGGTAATGGTAGAGGATGTTGTTGCTGTTGCTTTTTACGAGTTGTCTCTGCTTCTTTTTCTGATTGTTTCTTCTCACGCCGTAACATAAGGGTACGGAATCGTCGCTTCACTGTTAAGCATACATTACATGTGCATGTCTGCTTATGCTTGGGGCCCTTTCCACTGGGAGGCTGAATGCAAACAATGCAAGAGCAGCCAGGTCTATGGCGTGGATGCTTAGTTGTGGCCTGGGCGGATGCTGGGAGTGCCTCACCCTCTCCCAGGATAGCTAGATTTGCAAGGGTGTCAAGTCCCTCCAAAGCTTCAGCATTATCGGGATCCTGTTTGGTGGCCTTCATTTTCTTGGGAACAGCTGCCAAACAAATGCATTTAACAACATAGTTTTCATACCCTAATGGCTAATGTTGCAATTTGTTATATTAAAGATTTCAAGTGAAGCAATCAAACAATTCAAACCTGAATTACAAGGAGGTAGCAAATTCTCAAGTTGCTCTGCTGTCAGCTCTTGCGCAGCTGAACAAGAAAATCTGGCAGCATAgagaattcaataaaaataatgcacTAATATATTGGTTACATACTAACATAGGTTTATAAAGTTTGAGCAAATGATTCTGTGGAACAGTCTTGTTagatttataaattaatcacGTGCCTTGAACACATAAACATGAGCTAAGTTGAGGGTTACTTGAGTCCAAAATAAAGCAAGACATGCATTTATATACTGCAACTCTATTATGAAAGGAAAATCATATGTACATGTTATCTAGATGTATAATGTATCTAAGGTTCAGAAAGACACCCTCCTCTTGAACATCACGGATGACTTTTGGTCCATACtaattgtttaaatatgaaatacaTTCTTATTCACTCAGGAAAGCTTAATAATTTCAACTGTGTATTTGCCACTCAAAAGGGAGTGGAAAGGAAGAAGCTAAGGATAACATAGGAGACCAAAAATGCCAATGAGAATTTAAGAGAATCGATCAATCTTGTTACCTTTCTGGATCCCATGAATTATCAGAACACGTCCATTTTGATGGAAGAAGCGCACTTGCTGGCAATTTGCGCCACTTGAAACAATCTTCACATTGAGCCCACTGGATCTTTTCACTGGCACAAATAAAGATCATTGCTGGcaattaatttacatatataatttaattaaaaaatatcacccAGTCTGAATGAGAAATTAATGTATTTCTTGGGAACTTAGTGATAAGACATgcacaacaataaaaatatatatataacatcccTCAGAAAGCACAGAAACAGTCAAAAGCCAATGCTTGTCTCGAGGTGAGAGCAACCACATGAAATCAAATCCCATATATCatcatcataattaaaaattatcctagGTTTCCCACTAGCAATGCTATGCATACAACAGAAATTCATTCCACATTCTCTGAGAAAaactatatgtgtgtgtgtgtgtgtctgcgTGACTGTAAAAGATATGTGAACAAATacgaaaagaaaatttaaaaacaaccaagaaaaaaaacaaagtgatCAAAATCTAATTAAGGATAAGTGATTTACCCCACACTATCACTGGTAAAAATTGTTGGCTTCCCAAGCACTGGAGCTTCCTGTAAAAGCATTCTCAGCATGAAGGTTTCCACAATGCATAATAATTCCCAGAACTCTTTCAATCAAATAAAGCACCAAGAAAGATGACAACAAAGGCAGACAGTAAAATTCCAATCCAACATTGGATGTACAACTCTAGAGACTGTGACTTCAGCATTTTAAACCAGAGACGTGTTTTAGTTTAAGGGCTGGATGATGAGGAAGAACAAAGGTATCAGAATTAGAAGATTTAACATACACAATACTCAACTAAGACCAGTTCAGGATCATTAGTCTCCCTTCCCTTTCTTGTCTGCTCAGCCAGTATGACTAGTGAACTTCAGTATTTCTACTCACAAATCTTATAATATATTGGATTGACTATAGGTTTCAACTAAGATTACACAGTGGATTAATTATATGGCCTGCATCATGGACACATCAGAACTGTTATTTGGTTAGTTTTATGTGACTATAAGATATAAAGAATTACTTTTCAAAGATGAAAATGTGTTATCGTTTTTTTAATTGGAAATCACATTAAGAAAGAAAGTTTGAATGAAAGGTTTAGGTCATTACTTTACTAAAAGTATAATAACATCAGCAATCCATAACCCTTTCTGATATGAAGCAAGAATACAGGTACCTCATATtcctcaaattcaaaaccttcaATCACCACAATACTTGGAATGTGGCTAGGAGGGGGTCGGAGCAGACCTTGAGCTTCTTGCCATGTAATCTTCAGCTCTATTAAATCCTCATTTTCAATTCTTAGACGTTTACTCTTTGAGCTCAATATGttgctctttctttttctagagATTAATGATTTGCTCCCCAGTGCTTCTTTTGCTATGTATCCTGACTTATCAACTTTAGACCATGAATTAGGATCTGCCAATTCAACCTAAACGACAGATGAAAAATGCAGCCATGAGAATAACTTAAGTGACAAACATTAGCAATTACAATGCAGTTAGCTATTTGATACTAACTTCACCATGTGCAGAAAATCCATTTCCAGTCTTGGTCTCATTGTCCTGCAAAAAGCAAAATATGCACATAGCATATGTAAACTTTCAGTATACAAGTTCAGATTTTCACCaaactatataaatatatataggatttgctaaaaaaacaaaatatgcaaacaaaaatagcaaattatttattaaattgataaattgtcCTTTATTAGAAAATACCCACAACTATAAGTCCAAACAATCAGACAATATACAAAATTGAAGTCCAATCATACAATAGGGCATGATAGAAACTTCAGACTGTACccaaaaaatcttaattaaggCAAGTGCTGAATTTGTGCGTAAGTCTCCTAACTAATTAAACATGTATAATTATCCATACAAGCATCCAGCTAATGATAGACCTATACAGACAAAGCTTC of the Glycine max cultivar Williams 82 chromosome 13, Glycine_max_v4.0, whole genome shotgun sequence genome contains:
- the LOC100781569 gene encoding syntaxin-124; translated protein: MNDLFSSSFKKYSDLKEQSHIDDVEAGKESVNLDKFFDEVENVKEDMRLVEKLYRKLQESNEESKIVHNAKTMKDLRARMDQDVQQVLKRVKLIKGKLESLERSNAANRNIPGCGPGSSADRTRTSVVSGLGKKLKDLMDDFQGLRARMQNEYKETVERRYFTITGEKADEDTIENLISSGESESFLQRAIQEQGRGQIMDTISEIQERHDAVKEIEKNLIELHQVFLDMAALVESQGQQLNNIESHVARASSFVRRGTEQLQDAREYQKSSRKWTCYAILLGIVLVVVLLFPLLTSLLPHLLY